The DNA window ACAACGACTCGACATACCAGTTGATCCAGCAGTTTTTTTACCTGTCGAGTGCAACGGCCCCGGCGGGCGGGAGGGTGATTTCGATACCGACCGGGGGAAAGCTGACGATGAAGGTTAAAATCAAGACGGTCAACATCCAGGGCAACGGTATTTCCATCGCCATTGGCGGTAACTATGGTTCCGATCGGAAATATGAAACGGCATTTTATACCTCAACGGAAGGAAAAACGACGATTACCGGCACGAACGATTTTAAAGAGTACGCGATTACGTTCGATTCGTTTCCGGCGAATATGCACAGTATGTACGCGCTGATTTTTTTTCTGCCCAACACAATCGGTACGGCTTACTACGACGATGTGTCGTTGTCGGTCAATTGAGAAGGAAGACCATCCGAAAATGGCTGTTCATAAGCGGTCGTTCCCACAGAACGACCGCTTATGTATGTTTGAGATCGATCAGGGCACGGAATAGTCGGGCGGCCGGTTCGATTAAGTTGTCGTTGAAATCGTAGTCGTCGTTGTGTAGCGCGGGGCTGTCTTCACCCGCGCCGATGCCGAACATCGCCCCCCGAAAATGCTGCGTAAACAGGCCGAAATCCTCTCCCCAGCGAAAGGGTTGCGTCAGTTCCTGATAGGGGAACCCCAGTGTCTCGGCGCAGTTTCTGATCTGATCGACCGCATCCGCGTCATTCTCCGTCGCGTAAAACGGCTGTACGTCAGTGCTGTCGATAACCAGCTTGTGGGCGTCGGCCAGTGTGTCGAGCAGCTGACCGATCTGCTTTTTTAGGTCGTCCATCCGGGCGGGTGTCCGGCTGCGCAGCGTCAGATGAACCTGACCAGTACCGGGCGAGACACCGTACGACCAGTCGCTCATCGTGGTCTGCACCGGGGTAATCAGTGCGAAGGTGTCAAGCTGCGGGTCGGGTTGCTGGAGGGCGCGGCTTTGCAGAACAAACTCGGCCATCGCGTAGGCCGGATTGTTTCCGTTTTCTGGTTCGGCCGCGTGCGAAACGTGTCCTGTAAAGCGGATATCCATACCCGATACCGAAGCCGTAAACAGGCCGGGTTTGCAGACGATAACGCCCTCGGCAAACCCCGGCAGATTGTGCAGGGCGAAGACTC is part of the Spirosoma rhododendri genome and encodes:
- a CDS encoding amidohydrolase; the protein is MKLPFQTDPFVAFRYELHRFPELSGQETQTQQRIRAFISLFDPADITPIGGTGLLVRYGTGTGTGGPVTLIRADIDALPIPETNTFAHQSRHERVSHKCGHDGHTAILVRLAASLHASPIATGLVYLLFQPAEETGEGADLVLHDNAFRALRPPDRVFALHNLPGFAEGVIVCKPGLFTASVSGMDIRFTGHVSHAAEPENGNNPAYAMAEFVLQSRALQQPDPQLDTFALITPVQTTMSDWSYGVSPGTGQVHLTLRSRTPARMDDLKKQIGQLLDTLADAHKLVIDSTDVQPFYATENDADAVDQIRNCAETLGFPYQELTQPFRWGEDFGLFTQHFRGAMFGIGAGEDSPALHNDDYDFNDNLIEPAARLFRALIDLKHT